A single Polynucleobacter acidiphobus DNA region contains:
- a CDS encoding GntR family transcriptional regulator → MANRKSSNLALVVSPEEASLSDQAYSQIEEMIVTMQLPPDTPVSEAQLSTYLGIGRTPIREAIQRLSREHLVTIVPKRGIFISDLNTEKQLRVLETRRELERLICMKAAKRATPTERKEFERLAKEFYKAAKDKDDALFRRADKELNDLTVIAARNEFAAAAMSPLHGMSRRFWFGNFHHFAGVTEMANLHGSLAAAIAKGNELDAGAALDRLIDCVENLTRKTFSHSE, encoded by the coding sequence ATGGCAAATCGTAAATCATCCAATCTTGCACTTGTTGTTTCACCAGAAGAGGCGTCTCTCTCCGATCAGGCATATAGCCAAATTGAAGAAATGATCGTAACAATGCAATTGCCTCCTGATACACCTGTTTCAGAGGCTCAGCTATCAACATATCTTGGTATCGGCCGAACACCAATTCGTGAAGCAATTCAACGATTAAGTCGCGAGCATCTTGTCACGATAGTTCCAAAGAGAGGCATTTTCATTTCTGATTTGAATACTGAAAAACAACTTCGAGTATTGGAAACCAGAAGGGAATTAGAACGTTTAATTTGTATGAAGGCTGCTAAAAGAGCAACCCCTACAGAACGAAAAGAATTCGAGCGATTAGCTAAAGAATTTTATAAAGCAGCCAAGGACAAGGACGACGCATTATTTAGACGAGCTGATAAAGAGCTAAATGATTTAACAGTTATTGCGGCTCGTAACGAATTTGCGGCTGCTGCGATGTCTCCATTGCATGGCATGTCCCGACGTTTTTGGTTTGGAAATTTTCATCATTTTGCTGGGGTTACCGAAATGGCTAATTTGCATGGATCCTTAGCGGCTGCAATTGCAAAAGGAAATGAGCTAGATGCTGGAGCAGCGCTAGATAGATTGATTGATTGTGTTGAAAACTTAACTCGTAAAACATTTAGTCATTCAGAGTAA
- a CDS encoding TRAP transporter large permease produces MSDIIPFLMLPMAFVLMFLGVQVAFAMMITAVLFGLYIFSDRVIFQFIEKIEDISSNFVFAAIPLFVFMGAILEKSGIADKLFEAIHIWTRRLPGGLALATVIMCIIFAASSGVIGATESVVGLLTIPIMLRYKYNKSLISGTICAGGSLGTIIPPSVVAVVMGPLATVSVGDLLYGMVFPGLIMASLYLIYIFTLCVIYPDRGPRIPPEPGEPSFREKIWISTKNLVPPLLMIVAVLGSILFGLASPTEAAAIGAIASVLLTVLYRNFTWKGLYQALIKTLLITAMIMAVLLAGSLFTGVFIGGGGINTANNIINQMQLSPWVLLALMLSIIFLSGFFLDWISIVLIFVPLFTPLITSAGFDPVWFCILFLIVIQTSYLTPPMAPAIFYLRAVAPEEINIKHMYRGVVPFIVLQSLTLVIVMTFPSLVTYLPSVMLNFR; encoded by the coding sequence ATGAGTGACATTATTCCATTCCTAATGTTACCCATGGCATTTGTACTGATGTTTTTGGGTGTACAAGTTGCCTTTGCAATGATGATTACGGCCGTTCTATTTGGGCTCTATATTTTTAGCGATCGTGTAATTTTTCAATTTATTGAAAAAATAGAAGATATTTCGTCAAATTTTGTTTTTGCAGCGATTCCATTATTTGTTTTTATGGGCGCAATTCTTGAAAAATCAGGAATTGCAGATAAGCTATTTGAAGCTATCCATATTTGGACAAGGCGTTTACCCGGCGGTTTGGCATTAGCGACCGTCATTATGTGCATTATTTTTGCAGCTTCTAGTGGAGTTATTGGCGCTACAGAGTCCGTAGTAGGACTTTTAACCATACCGATTATGCTGCGCTACAAATACAACAAAAGTTTAATTTCGGGAACTATTTGTGCTGGTGGATCGCTTGGAACAATCATACCTCCGTCCGTTGTTGCGGTCGTCATGGGCCCATTGGCTACAGTCTCTGTGGGTGACTTACTGTACGGAATGGTATTTCCTGGCCTAATTATGGCCTCTCTGTATTTAATTTATATTTTTACCTTGTGTGTTATTTACCCTGATAGAGGTCCTCGCATTCCACCCGAGCCTGGAGAGCCCAGCTTTCGAGAAAAAATTTGGATTTCAACAAAAAATCTTGTGCCCCCATTACTCATGATCGTGGCAGTCTTAGGCTCCATCCTCTTTGGTTTAGCTTCCCCGACCGAGGCTGCTGCAATTGGAGCGATCGCCTCAGTTTTATTAACAGTTCTATACAGAAACTTTACCTGGAAAGGTTTGTATCAAGCATTAATAAAAACGCTGCTAATAACCGCAATGATTATGGCGGTCTTATTGGCGGGATCTCTATTTACAGGCGTATTTATAGGAGGTGGTGGGATCAATACTGCAAATAACATCATCAATCAAATGCAATTAAGTCCGTGGGTACTCCTTGCATTGATGCTATCGATTATTTTCCTCTCCGGCTTTTTTCTTGATTGGATTTCAATTGTCCTAATTTTTGTACCTCTTTTTACGCCACTGATAACAAGCGCTGGTTTTGACCCAGTCTGGTTTTGTATTCTATTTCTCATTGTGATTCAGACTTCTTATCTAACACCTCCGATGGCGCCAGCAATCTTCTATTTACGCGCTGTTGCTCCTGAGGAAATCAATATTAAGCATATGTATCGTGGCGTTGTTCCATTTATCGTACTTCAGTCTTTGACTTTAGTAATTGTGATGACTTTTCCATCTTTGGTAACTTATTTACCAAGTGTGATGTTGAACTTTAGATAA
- a CDS encoding formate--tetrahydrofolate ligase encodes MPSDIEIAQQAKMMRIAEVAKEKLGISEEHLEPYGHFKAKISLPYLDTLKNRPNGKLILVTAINPTPAGEGKTTTTVGLGDALNYLGKKAIICLREPSLGPVFGVKGGAAGGGYAQIVPMEDINLHFTGDFNAIALANNLLAALIDNHIFHGNALGIDSRRIQWKRVVDMNDRALRHITNGLGGPGNGYPREDGFDIVVASEVMAIFCLATSLDDLKERLSNIVVAYTRDLKPILAKDLNAHGAMTVLLKDALAPNLVQTLENNPAFVHGGPFANIAHGCNSVIATQAALKLADYVVTEAGFGADLGAEKFIDIKCRKSGLRPSAAVIVVTVRAMKYHGNAELSELTQENLIALEKGLVNLERHVENITKVYQIPCVVSINQFLSDTPAEIDLIKSRMQSLGVKVVIASHWAHGGKGAKDLAEEVIKLCDTPSQMQFVYEESDSLWDKINQIAKKVYRASEVTADSKIRAQIQDLQEKGYGNYPVCVAKTQSSFSTDPKLRGAPNNHVINIREVRLAAGAQFIVMVCGDIMTMPGLPKIPSADKIDLVEGKVVGLF; translated from the coding sequence ATGCCCAGTGATATCGAAATTGCACAACAAGCAAAAATGATGCGTATTGCTGAAGTTGCCAAAGAAAAACTGGGCATTTCTGAGGAGCATTTAGAGCCTTATGGTCACTTTAAGGCCAAAATTTCCCTACCCTATTTGGACACGTTAAAGAATAGGCCCAATGGCAAACTCATCTTAGTAACCGCTATTAATCCAACCCCTGCTGGCGAGGGAAAAACCACTACCACTGTAGGCCTTGGCGATGCCCTGAACTATTTGGGTAAAAAAGCAATCATCTGTCTGCGCGAACCATCTCTTGGGCCCGTTTTTGGAGTAAAAGGTGGCGCGGCAGGTGGTGGCTACGCTCAAATCGTTCCAATGGAAGATATCAATCTTCACTTTACTGGGGACTTTAATGCGATCGCCTTAGCAAATAATCTTTTGGCGGCTTTAATTGATAACCACATCTTTCATGGAAATGCTCTCGGCATTGATAGTCGCCGAATTCAGTGGAAACGTGTAGTAGATATGAACGATCGTGCACTACGCCACATTACCAACGGATTGGGTGGTCCAGGTAATGGCTATCCACGCGAGGATGGTTTTGATATTGTTGTCGCCTCTGAAGTAATGGCGATCTTTTGCCTAGCAACTTCACTCGATGATCTCAAAGAGAGACTTTCCAATATCGTTGTTGCCTACACCCGCGATCTAAAACCAATCTTAGCGAAAGATCTGAATGCTCATGGAGCCATGACAGTTTTACTGAAAGACGCATTAGCCCCAAATCTTGTTCAAACCCTTGAGAACAATCCCGCTTTTGTACATGGCGGCCCATTTGCCAATATAGCCCATGGTTGTAATTCAGTTATTGCAACCCAAGCAGCGCTTAAATTGGCTGATTATGTAGTAACTGAGGCTGGTTTTGGTGCTGATTTAGGGGCTGAGAAATTTATTGATATCAAGTGTCGTAAATCTGGTCTGCGGCCCTCTGCCGCCGTCATAGTGGTGACTGTTCGAGCCATGAAATACCATGGAAATGCGGAGTTATCAGAACTAACACAAGAAAATCTCATTGCACTTGAAAAAGGATTAGTTAATCTTGAACGCCACGTCGAAAATATTACAAAGGTTTACCAAATACCTTGCGTAGTTTCAATCAATCAATTCTTAAGTGATACACCCGCTGAAATTGACCTAATTAAATCGCGAATGCAATCATTGGGGGTAAAAGTAGTTATCGCTTCACATTGGGCGCACGGCGGTAAAGGCGCAAAGGATCTTGCTGAAGAGGTAATTAAACTTTGCGACACACCATCTCAGATGCAATTTGTGTATGAGGAATCCGATAGCCTCTGGGACAAGATCAATCAAATTGCGAAAAAAGTTTATCGAGCAAGTGAGGTGACTGCGGACTCCAAGATTCGTGCTCAAATCCAGGATCTTCAAGAAAAAGGCTACGGGAATTATCCTGTTTGTGTAGCTAAAACTCAGAGCTCCTTTTCAACCGATCCTAAACTTCGCGGCGCACCTAATAATCACGTCATCAACATTAGAGAAGTTCGTCTTGCTGCTGGTGCTCAATTTATTGTGATGGTATGCGGCGATATTATGACAATGCCAGGCCTACCAAAAATCCCGTCCGCTGACAAGATTGATCTGGTGGAAGGGAAAGTTGTTGGTTTATTCTGA
- a CDS encoding phytanoyl-CoA dioxygenase family protein codes for MTPEQILKIPARVLTQKQREDYFDNGYILLEKFIDDEWLTKLRDATNELVERSKKVTKSDMIFDLEPDHTPSDPRLRRVSNPTEHHPVFWEYVSKSPMLDAVADLVGPDVKFHHSKLNFKWQKGGEEVKWHYDISFWPHTNYSPLTIGTYLYDCGMDQGPLGVIPKSHLLEPMMSQYDETGKWVGCLSDGDIKKVHIEKAVYLTGPAGSLTLHNCRTIHGSPANQSNLGRPLLLYTLTSADAFPYTVNPLKPKHDQVILTGKRAQFAHHDPLPCLIPPDWSGGYSSIFSLQQQEDAEKVMM; via the coding sequence ATGACCCCTGAACAAATTCTGAAGATTCCAGCACGCGTTCTTACACAAAAGCAGCGTGAGGATTATTTCGATAATGGATATATTTTGTTAGAGAAATTCATTGATGATGAATGGTTGACCAAATTACGCGATGCAACTAATGAGCTTGTTGAGCGAAGCAAGAAGGTGACTAAATCGGACATGATCTTTGATCTTGAGCCTGATCATACACCTTCTGATCCTCGATTGCGGCGAGTATCCAATCCGACAGAGCATCACCCAGTTTTCTGGGAATATGTAAGTAAATCGCCCATGCTAGATGCAGTCGCTGACCTAGTAGGTCCCGATGTGAAATTTCATCATTCCAAGTTAAATTTCAAATGGCAAAAGGGTGGTGAAGAGGTGAAGTGGCACTACGATATTTCATTCTGGCCACATACCAACTACTCACCATTAACAATCGGTACCTATTTGTATGATTGTGGAATGGATCAAGGACCATTAGGCGTAATCCCAAAAAGTCATTTGCTTGAACCAATGATGAGTCAGTACGATGAAACAGGAAAATGGGTTGGCTGCCTGTCTGACGGAGATATTAAAAAGGTTCATATTGAAAAAGCCGTTTATTTAACTGGGCCTGCCGGCTCTTTAACCTTACATAATTGTCGAACTATACACGGATCACCAGCAAATCAATCTAATTTGGGAAGGCCTTTATTGCTTTATACGCTGACTTCAGCAGATGCATTCCCATATACAGTGAACCCGTTAAAACCAAAACATGATCAGGTAATCTTGACCGGAAAAAGGGCTCAATTTGCCCATCATGATCCATTGCCATGTCTTATCCCACCAGATTGGTCGGGCGGTTACTCTTCGATTTTTTCATTGCAGCAACAAGAAGATGCAGAAAAGGTAATGATGTAG
- the panB gene encoding 3-methyl-2-oxobutanoate hydroxymethyltransferase: protein MNIPVGSGATEKKKRNLQEIRESKKTGEKMVYMSVPDYTSAKWAETAGVDVAVVGDSLAMIAHGHPNTIPATMDMMVMHAASIRRGAPNTFVLGCMPYQSYNTIDRALQNATRFMQDAACDAVKPQGGKSQAHILKALVDAGIPTASHIGMTPHTVAVFGGFRIQGRTAETAMKILEDAFAIQDAGCFMLEFEAVPAKIATVISKQLEIPTIGIGAGVGTDGQILLCHDLLGVFSDFKPKFTKRYANLTEVAVKGIKEYIGEVKSGKFPDDDHSYSVDEKEYEKFLGMVEKRKQI from the coding sequence TTGAATATACCTGTAGGGTCAGGCGCAACTGAAAAAAAGAAGCGAAATTTACAAGAGATTCGGGAGTCAAAAAAGACCGGTGAAAAAATGGTCTATATGTCAGTTCCTGATTACACATCTGCAAAATGGGCTGAAACAGCCGGTGTTGATGTTGCAGTGGTTGGCGATAGTCTCGCCATGATCGCGCATGGTCATCCCAATACGATTCCTGCAACCATGGATATGATGGTTATGCATGCAGCATCCATACGCAGGGGAGCCCCCAATACTTTTGTTTTGGGGTGCATGCCTTATCAAAGCTACAACACAATTGACCGCGCCCTACAGAACGCCACTCGCTTCATGCAAGATGCTGCATGTGATGCTGTAAAGCCTCAGGGCGGGAAATCTCAAGCTCACATCCTTAAGGCTCTGGTTGATGCTGGCATACCTACTGCTTCACATATTGGAATGACTCCCCATACCGTTGCTGTATTTGGAGGATTTCGAATTCAGGGAAGAACAGCAGAGACTGCCATGAAAATTCTTGAAGATGCTTTTGCGATTCAGGATGCCGGTTGCTTCATGTTGGAATTTGAGGCTGTTCCTGCGAAGATTGCGACTGTTATTTCCAAGCAACTAGAAATTCCAACCATAGGAATTGGTGCCGGAGTAGGGACAGATGGTCAGATTCTTTTGTGCCATGATCTCTTAGGTGTTTTTTCTGATTTCAAGCCAAAGTTCACAAAACGTTATGCGAATCTTACTGAAGTTGCGGTAAAAGGTATCAAAGAATATATTGGTGAAGTTAAATCTGGAAAATTTCCTGATGATGACCACAGTTACTCAGTTGACGAAAAAGAGTATGAAAAGTTTTTAGGAATGGTCGAAAAAAGAAAACAAATTTAA
- a CDS encoding sterol desaturase family protein codes for MSTFSRPMAMTERQKKFRDSYINDVSPFYNGLLHIGVMYVAGISAIYYCATQLDNPTWAWLTIIPVAIAGNFVEWAMHKYVMHRLIDVFALRAIYDRHTRQHHQYFTDTDYTIDTVKEHRIVFFPWRVLIVLGVAGTILGYIAAKIFNPNVGYILYMTMVGHYLIYETFHYCCHVKENWFVRNMPFINTIRRHHAAHHNLGIMMHKNMNLTFPLADWIMGTSDLKRGLIGTLFNGFSEEHVDPKLKPIIEKFRNGRVQEEKVTLEGPILDQQEEKALQS; via the coding sequence ATGAGTACTTTTTCAAGACCCATGGCAATGACAGAACGTCAGAAAAAGTTTCGTGATTCTTACATCAATGATGTGAGCCCCTTCTATAACGGCTTACTTCATATAGGGGTAATGTATGTTGCGGGAATATCTGCGATCTACTACTGTGCAACACAGCTTGATAACCCTACTTGGGCCTGGCTAACTATTATCCCCGTAGCAATTGCTGGTAATTTTGTGGAGTGGGCTATGCATAAGTATGTGATGCACCGCCTAATCGACGTCTTTGCCCTACGAGCAATTTATGATCGGCACACCCGCCAGCACCATCAATACTTTACTGATACTGATTACACAATTGATACAGTTAAAGAGCATCGCATTGTATTTTTTCCATGGCGAGTATTAATTGTTCTCGGGGTTGCTGGTACGATCCTTGGGTATATTGCGGCCAAAATATTTAACCCTAATGTTGGCTATATTCTGTACATGACCATGGTTGGGCATTACCTTATCTACGAGACCTTTCATTATTGCTGTCATGTCAAAGAAAATTGGTTTGTCCGAAACATGCCATTTATCAATACGATTCGTAGGCACCATGCAGCCCATCACAATTTAGGAATCATGATGCATAAAAATATGAATTTAACTTTTCCACTTGCCGATTGGATTATGGGCACTAGCGATCTAAAGCGTGGATTAATTGGAACATTATTTAATGGTTTTAGTGAAGAACACGTTGATCCAAAATTAAAGCCCATTATTGAAAAATTTAGAAATGGTAGGGTGCAAGAGGAAAAGGTGACTCTTGAGGGGCCAATCTTAGATCAGCAAGAAGAAAAAGCCTTGCAATCGTAG
- a CDS encoding antibiotic biosynthesis monooxygenase family protein, translated as MQSVLFDVLPKPGQVERYFSMAAQLKPIVEQNAGFLSVERFANLEKHDWYLSFSCWRDEESLAQWRCQPDHNGAQVCGRSQVFDDYRLRVSKAQSDNQLQEKTIRERIMLLIGQFDEVQAMLCQIPLTRFKSKTYQGVLDAKRGISIIEFASDTTIDEELIQIPIPDAVKLIWFEVIRDYGMFDRLEAPTQFS; from the coding sequence ATGCAATCAGTTTTATTCGATGTATTACCAAAGCCAGGTCAAGTTGAACGGTACTTTTCAATGGCAGCACAATTAAAACCCATTGTTGAGCAAAATGCAGGTTTTTTATCTGTTGAGCGGTTTGCAAATCTCGAAAAACACGACTGGTATTTGTCGTTTTCATGTTGGAGGGATGAGGAGTCACTTGCGCAGTGGCGATGCCAGCCAGACCATAATGGTGCTCAGGTATGTGGAAGGAGTCAAGTTTTTGATGACTACCGACTGCGAGTTTCGAAAGCTCAAAGTGATAATCAACTACAAGAAAAAACAATTCGAGAGCGCATTATGCTTCTTATTGGTCAATTTGATGAGGTTCAAGCAATGCTCTGTCAAATACCTCTTACGCGGTTTAAGAGCAAGACCTATCAAGGAGTATTGGATGCCAAAAGGGGTATTTCAATCATTGAATTTGCATCAGATACCACCATCGATGAGGAATTAATTCAAATTCCAATCCCAGACGCGGTTAAGTTAATTTGGTTTGAGGTTATTCGTGATTATGGAATGTTTGATCGACTTGAGGCACCCACCCAATTTTCATAA
- a CDS encoding GntR family transcriptional regulator, translating to MPTLVPLNNQFSSLADDAYLAIKQKIFSFEMLPGDLISEGNLVRLMQVSRTPLRQALQRLQYEGFLNAIPKIGWQIAPLDFNKLDELYDFRILIEGHAIKILCDKACSHEPLNELVKIWLCKTSDRIQDGEQVGLLDENFHHQLVKIAGNQEMLRMHQEISERIRIVRRLDFTKGNRIQETYDEHAKILKAIMDRRGAEAKRLLTSHIDQSKIEVRKITLAAMHEVKENSRLKVKS from the coding sequence ATGCCGACATTAGTTCCACTCAATAACCAGTTTTCCAGTTTGGCTGATGATGCTTACCTTGCAATTAAGCAAAAGATCTTTTCCTTTGAAATGCTGCCCGGAGACTTGATCTCCGAAGGCAATTTAGTTCGCTTGATGCAGGTTAGCCGAACTCCCTTACGGCAAGCTTTACAGCGCTTGCAATACGAGGGATTTTTGAATGCAATCCCGAAGATTGGTTGGCAAATTGCACCACTGGATTTCAATAAACTTGACGAGTTATATGACTTTCGTATTTTGATCGAAGGGCATGCGATCAAAATACTGTGTGATAAAGCCTGCTCTCATGAGCCTTTAAATGAGCTTGTAAAGATATGGCTTTGTAAAACATCGGATCGCATTCAAGACGGGGAACAAGTTGGACTATTGGATGAGAACTTTCACCATCAGTTAGTGAAGATTGCTGGTAACCAAGAAATGCTAAGAATGCATCAGGAGATATCCGAGCGAATTCGGATTGTACGAAGGCTTGATTTCACTAAAGGTAATCGCATTCAAGAGACCTATGATGAACACGCAAAAATCCTCAAAGCAATTATGGATCGTCGAGGTGCCGAAGCTAAACGGTTGCTAACCAGTCATATCGATCAAAGTAAGATTGAAGTGAGAAAGATAACATTAGCTGCGATGCATGAGGTTAAAGAAAATTCAAGGCTTAAAGTCAAAAGCTAA
- a CDS encoding TRAP transporter small permease subunit, with translation MSPFVNQIERLTGNIGILASLALVPLVLTTTYEVIARYVFEAPTIWAYEVGYMLTGSHFLLGMAYTLQQGQFIRIDIFSQAMSAKTRALIDICSYSIILPLMLWLTYGLTGYLVSGFIKGERSGQSAMNMPVWPFRVVFLIAFALLALQVYAEIMKSLQKYKAVSHE, from the coding sequence ATGAGTCCGTTTGTTAATCAGATTGAACGTTTGACAGGCAATATTGGAATTTTGGCCTCTCTTGCCTTGGTGCCACTGGTACTTACTACAACATATGAAGTAATTGCCCGATATGTATTTGAGGCGCCTACTATTTGGGCTTATGAGGTTGGTTACATGCTAACCGGTAGCCACTTTTTATTAGGGATGGCATATACCCTTCAGCAGGGTCAATTTATTCGAATTGATATTTTTAGCCAAGCAATGAGCGCAAAGACGCGAGCTTTAATTGATATTTGTTCCTATTCAATCATTTTACCGTTGATGTTGTGGCTAACGTACGGCTTAACTGGATATTTGGTTTCTGGATTTATAAAAGGTGAACGTAGTGGCCAATCAGCAATGAATATGCCAGTATGGCCATTTCGAGTTGTTTTCCTAATCGCATTTGCCCTACTTGCATTACAAGTCTATGCAGAGATTATGAAATCTCTCCAGAAATATAAGGCCGTTAGCCATGAGTGA
- the dctP gene encoding TRAP transporter substrate-binding protein DctP, with protein MKKRDFLKTGGAAAAAAMAFPITVQAQGASYNWKMATGWSGGPLTDLGSKAFADKLEQYSGGRFKIQIFPGGALGNALKVPETVKNGVAELGHTWMGWDWGKDPTTVLFGGYAGSFDSERMLHWLYTAGGTDMQRKYREQTDDVISMPLFIRTAEAFLHSRKPVRTLNDLKGLKLRTAGAWLEMSKDLGAAPVTTPGADVYPMLERGAIDAVEWGTLYENIPMGFHKVAKFVIYPGIHQPCAPFELVINKGVWSKLSEADKKLIDMCAKLTTLESWLIVGQEDAKALEFYRKAGNTIIELSPEVQYAARKIGLDWAAKTAKENKYPFFAPVFESQQQLDKLWEGASGWRTVKTKTVSANPPAAKK; from the coding sequence ATGAAAAAACGTGATTTTCTTAAAACAGGTGGCGCTGCAGCTGCCGCCGCTATGGCATTTCCAATTACGGTTCAGGCTCAAGGCGCGAGCTATAACTGGAAAATGGCAACTGGATGGAGTGGCGGTCCTTTAACTGATTTGGGCTCCAAAGCCTTTGCAGACAAGTTAGAGCAATATAGTGGTGGGCGATTCAAGATACAAATCTTTCCAGGCGGCGCCTTGGGTAATGCTTTAAAGGTTCCAGAGACTGTTAAGAATGGTGTCGCTGAATTGGGACACACATGGATGGGCTGGGATTGGGGTAAAGATCCAACTACCGTTTTATTTGGAGGCTATGCTGGTTCATTTGACTCCGAACGCATGCTGCATTGGCTGTACACGGCAGGCGGTACTGATATGCAAAGAAAATATCGAGAGCAAACTGATGATGTAATTTCGATGCCTTTATTCATTCGAACTGCAGAAGCTTTTTTACACTCGAGAAAGCCTGTACGAACTCTTAATGATTTAAAGGGTCTGAAATTAAGAACTGCTGGTGCTTGGTTGGAGATGTCAAAAGACCTTGGTGCTGCTCCAGTAACAACCCCCGGTGCTGATGTGTATCCAATGTTAGAGCGAGGAGCAATTGATGCAGTGGAGTGGGGTACCCTTTATGAGAATATTCCCATGGGTTTCCATAAGGTTGCTAAATTTGTGATTTATCCAGGGATTCATCAGCCATGCGCTCCATTTGAACTTGTAATCAATAAGGGTGTATGGTCTAAGCTTTCTGAGGCCGATAAAAAATTAATCGACATGTGCGCAAAGCTCACGACTTTGGAAAGCTGGCTCATTGTTGGTCAGGAAGATGCCAAGGCGCTGGAGTTTTATCGCAAGGCAGGCAATACGATCATTGAGCTCTCTCCCGAGGTTCAATATGCCGCTCGTAAGATTGGACTAGATTGGGCTGCTAAAACTGCTAAAGAAAATAAATATCCATTTTTCGCACCAGTTTTTGAAAGCCAACAACAGCTCGATAAATTATGGGAAGGTGCCTCTGGTTGGCGAACAGTGAAAACAAAAACAGTTAGTGCTAATCCGCCGGCCGCTAAAAAGTAA